In Acidobacteriota bacterium, one DNA window encodes the following:
- a CDS encoding thymidine kinase translates to MQKSFRGQMGWVEVICGSMFSGKSEELIRRLKRAEIARLRIQVFKPAIDNRYAEEHIVSHSEMRFKADIVTSSAEVMEKLRPRTEVIGIDEAQFFDAGIVDVCNTLADMGKRVIVAGLDKDYLGRPFDPMPHIMAIAEDVTKAAAICMQCGSPAYYTQRLIDSDERIVVGAADSYEARCRRCFEPPPKAAPAPPKEKKGR, encoded by the coding sequence TCGTTCAGGGGCCAGATGGGCTGGGTCGAGGTCATCTGCGGGAGCATGTTCAGCGGGAAGAGCGAGGAACTGATCCGCCGCCTCAAGCGCGCCGAGATCGCCCGGCTGCGCATCCAGGTCTTCAAGCCCGCCATCGACAACCGCTACGCCGAGGAGCACATCGTCAGCCACAGCGAGATGCGCTTCAAGGCGGACATCGTCACCTCCTCCGCGGAAGTCATGGAGAAGCTCCGCCCCCGGACCGAGGTGATCGGCATCGACGAGGCCCAGTTCTTCGACGCCGGCATCGTGGACGTCTGCAACACCCTGGCGGACATGGGCAAGCGCGTCATTGTCGCGGGGCTCGACAAGGACTACCTGGGCCGTCCTTTCGACCCCATGCCGCACATCATGGCCATCGCCGAGGACGTCACCAAGGCCGCGGCCATCTGCATGCAGTGCGGCTCCCCGGCCTACTACACCCAGCGCCTCATCGACAGCGACGAGCGGATCGTGGTGGGCGCGGCGGACTCCTACGAGGCCCGGTGCCGGCGCTGCTTCGAGCCGCCGCCGAAAGCCGCCCCCGCACCCCCGAAGGAAAAGAAGGGGAGGTGA